From one uncultured Paludibacter sp. genomic stretch:
- a CDS encoding conserved exported hypothetical protein (Evidence 4 : Unknown function but conserved in other organisms): MKTSKTKILLFISIFVLSFPSAAQQKGEIGITFSTXTSSSILQPQMEGAPTLNIPRSRSIGINYLKPLNAWAELEAGVEYALFNVQSISAVNPPLARDTTNSTLSLINIPVGIRANFMKYFFINGGLLLDLDMNSGGFVDSQTGIGAFLGAGATYNFKFGGSVFINPYGKIHSLLPFSFEGSHYCILESGIRFGVMWKL; this comes from the coding sequence ATGAAGACATCCAAAACAAAAATTCTTCTTTTTATATCGATTTTTGTTCTTTCTTTTCCATCTGCGGCGCAGCAAAAAGGTGAAATTGGCATAACATTTTCCACANTTACTTCCAGCTCGATTTTACAACCCCAAATGGAAGGAGCTCCCACGCTTAATATTCCCCGCTCAAGAAGCATCGGCATAAATTACTTGAAACCTCTAAATGCGTGGGCTGAATTGGAAGCCGGAGTGGAATATGCGCTTTTCAACGTTCAATCCATTTCCGCCGTCAATCCTCCTCTTGCGCGCGATACAACCAATTCCACATTATCGTTAATAAATATTCCGGTGGGTATAAGAGCTAATTTTATGAAATATTTTTTTATCAATGGCGGTTTGTTGCTCGATTTGGATATGAACAGCGGCGGTTTTGTTGACAGCCAAACCGGCATAGGCGCTTTTCTCGGCGCGGGCGCAACATACAATTTCAAATTCGGCGGTTCCGTCTTTATCAATCCTTATGGCAAAATCCATTCGCTGCTGCCCTTCTCCTTTGAAGGTTCTCACTACTGCATATTAGAAAGCGGAATACGATTTGGGGTGATGTGGAAGTTGTGA
- a CDS encoding hypothetical protein (Evidence 5 : Unknown function): MPMLLERGILSVGAPSIWGCKIELEVXVENVMPISPFCCAADGKERTKIDIKRRIFVLDVFIALFC; the protein is encoded by the coding sequence ATGCCGATGCTTCTTGAGCGGGGAATATTAAGCGTGGGAGCTCCTTCCATTTGGGGTTGTAAAATCGAGCTGGAAGTAANTGTGGAAAATGTTATGCCAATTTCACCTTTTTGCTGCGCCGCAGATGGAAAAGAAAGAACAAAAATCGATATAAAAAGAAGAATTTTTGTTTTGGATGTCTTCATAGCTTTATTTTGTTGA
- a CDS encoding DNA topoisomerase IV subunit A, whose translation MAKDEELNEAEELNEAEETTVEDVENGKDADDESLNQSHSQYKIPKITDENVKHHLSGMYQSWFLDYASYVILERAVPDIYDGLKPVQRRILHSMKRLDDGRYNKVANIVGHTMQFHPHGDASIGDALVQLGQKDLLIDCQGNWGNILTGDGAAAPRYIEARLSKFAIDTVFNPKTTEWKLSYDGRNKEPIALPVKFPLLLAQGVEGIAVGLNSKILPHNFNELIDASVAYLRGESFVLFPDFQTGGNIDVSRYNDGERGGSVKIRAKISKLDNKTLVISEIPYGTDTAKVIESIIKASDKGKIKIRKVDDNTSANVEILVHLATGVSSDKTIDALYAFTQCEVSVSPNCCVIHDKKPRFMGVSELLRISTDHTKDLLKLELEIQRNELLEQFFFTTLEKIFIENRIYKDKEFEESDTQDAVVAHIDKRLEPFKKDFIREVKREDILKLLEIKMVRITKFDSDKANDTIIGIQKKIKEIEYNIENLIDYTIFWFETLKEKYGKNFPRHTEIRNFETIVAAKVVEANEKLYVNREEGFIGTNLRKDEFVCNCSDIDDIIIFFKDGRYKIVKVAEKLFVGKNILYINVFKKNDKRTVYNTVYRDGKAGAYYIKRFAVNGITREKEYDITQGKEGSKVVYFTANPNAEAEVIRVTLKPKPRLIKLVFEKDFSEIAIKGRQSMGNILTKNDIHKITLKEKGGSTLGGREVWFDRDVLRLNYDKRGDYLGEFLSDDQILVVSRTGDYYTTGFDVNNHFENNILTIEKFDANKVWSVALYDADQKFYYLKRFQLEPSPKPQNVLGENHDSQLMLMTDVDFPRFEIVFGGNDAFREALIIDAEEFIGVKSYKAKGKRITTFEVESINELEPVRFKEEIPETNGEEENGEEIQEEENSNDKPAEPDEENASKDKEGEVIDNQKLIDDITGQMTLF comes from the coding sequence ATGGCAAAAGACGAAGAATTAAACGAAGCAGAAGAACTGAACGAAGCGGAAGAAACAACAGTGGAAGATGTTGAAAATGGAAAAGACGCGGATGATGAATCACTGAATCAATCGCATTCCCAATATAAAATACCCAAAATTACCGATGAGAATGTCAAGCATCACTTGTCGGGAATGTATCAGTCGTGGTTTTTAGATTACGCCTCGTATGTTATTTTGGAGCGTGCCGTGCCCGATATTTACGATGGTTTGAAACCTGTTCAGCGTCGTATATTGCACTCAATGAAGCGATTGGACGACGGACGCTACAACAAAGTGGCAAATATTGTGGGACACACGATGCAGTTTCACCCGCACGGTGACGCTTCCATTGGCGATGCTTTGGTACAATTGGGACAAAAAGATTTACTGATTGACTGTCAGGGAAACTGGGGAAATATTCTAACGGGAGATGGAGCCGCCGCACCTCGTTACATTGAAGCGCGCCTTTCCAAATTTGCCATCGATACCGTTTTTAATCCCAAAACTACCGAATGGAAACTTTCGTACGACGGACGAAACAAAGAACCGATTGCACTTCCGGTGAAATTTCCGTTGTTGCTCGCGCAAGGCGTGGAAGGTATCGCGGTAGGTTTGAATTCCAAAATTCTTCCTCATAATTTTAATGAGTTGATTGATGCAAGCGTAGCGTATTTACGAGGCGAAAGTTTTGTGTTGTTTCCCGATTTTCAAACGGGAGGAAACATCGATGTAAGCCGTTACAACGACGGCGAACGCGGCGGAAGCGTGAAAATTCGCGCTAAAATCAGCAAATTAGATAATAAAACGCTTGTAATCAGTGAAATTCCTTACGGAACAGATACCGCCAAAGTAATTGAAAGCATTATCAAAGCAAGCGATAAAGGTAAAATCAAGATTCGCAAGGTGGACGACAATACTTCCGCCAACGTGGAAATTTTAGTGCACCTGGCGACGGGAGTTTCGTCCGATAAAACCATCGATGCGCTGTACGCTTTTACGCAGTGCGAAGTGAGCGTTTCGCCCAACTGTTGTGTGATACACGACAAAAAACCGCGTTTTATGGGCGTAAGCGAACTCTTGCGTATCAGTACCGACCACACGAAAGATTTGCTGAAACTCGAACTCGAAATTCAACGGAATGAATTGCTTGAGCAGTTTTTCTTTACTACGCTCGAAAAAATATTTATAGAAAACCGCATTTATAAAGATAAGGAATTTGAAGAAAGCGACACGCAAGATGCGGTTGTAGCACATATCGATAAACGATTGGAACCGTTTAAGAAAGATTTTATACGTGAAGTAAAGCGTGAAGATATTCTTAAATTGCTCGAAATAAAAATGGTGCGCATCACTAAATTTGACAGCGACAAAGCAAACGATACGATTATCGGAATTCAGAAAAAAATCAAAGAAATAGAATACAATATCGAAAATTTGATTGATTATACCATATTTTGGTTTGAAACACTGAAAGAAAAATATGGTAAAAACTTCCCGCGACACACTGAAATTCGCAACTTTGAAACCATTGTGGCAGCCAAAGTGGTGGAAGCCAACGAAAAATTGTATGTAAATCGTGAAGAAGGATTTATCGGGACCAACCTGAGAAAGGATGAATTTGTATGCAATTGTTCCGATATTGACGATATTATTATTTTCTTCAAAGACGGAAGATATAAGATTGTGAAAGTAGCCGAAAAACTTTTTGTAGGGAAAAACATTCTGTACATCAATGTATTTAAGAAAAATGATAAACGGACGGTTTACAATACTGTTTACAGAGACGGAAAAGCCGGAGCTTATTATATCAAACGTTTTGCGGTAAATGGAATTACGCGCGAGAAGGAATATGATATTACTCAAGGAAAAGAGGGCTCGAAAGTGGTTTATTTTACAGCCAATCCCAATGCCGAAGCGGAAGTGATACGCGTTACGCTGAAACCCAAACCGCGTTTAATCAAGTTGGTTTTTGAAAAAGACTTTAGTGAAATTGCCATTAAAGGTCGTCAATCGATGGGTAATATTCTTACCAAGAATGATATTCATAAAATTACTCTAAAAGAAAAAGGCGGTTCTACACTTGGCGGACGCGAAGTGTGGTTCGACCGTGACGTGCTGCGTCTCAATTACGATAAGCGCGGCGATTATTTGGGCGAATTTTTAAGCGACGATCAAATTTTGGTAGTATCGAGAACAGGAGATTATTACACTACCGGTTTCGATGTAAATAATCACTTTGAAAACAATATTTTAACTATTGAAAAATTTGATGCAAACAAAGTATGGAGCGTTGCGCTTTATGATGCTGACCAGAAGTTCTATTATCTGAAACGTTTCCAGTTGGAACCGTCGCCAAAACCGCAAAATGTATTGGGTGAAAACCACGATTCGCAATTGATGTTGATGACTGATGTTGATTTTCCGCGTTTTGAAATTGTTTTTGGTGGAAACGATGCTTTTCGTGAGGCATTGATAATAGACGCCGAAGAGTTTATCGGTGTGAAAAGTTACAAGGCAAAAGGAAAACGTATTACTACTTTTGAAGTAGAATCTATCAACGAACTGGAACCGGTGCGCTTCAAAGAAGAAATTCCTGAAACAAATGGAGAAGAAGAAAACGGAGAGGAAATTCAGGAGGAGGAAAATTCAAACGACAAACCTGCTGAACCTGATGAAGAAAACGCAAGTAAAGATAAAGAAGGTGAAGTGATTGACAATCAGAAATTAATAGACGATATTACAGGACAAATGACNCTGTTCTAA
- a CDS encoding conserved hypothetical protein (Evidence 4 : Unknown function but conserved in other organisms) — protein sequence MKGIHGPLGFCDLDPEGMLVEGFQNEPAITSAYNFPYFPVHMEKHGFRKSVDWLQYKFPASQDIPEKVERINKLIAQKYKVKTIVPASKKEVKKYVPGFFKTLNYAFKDLYGFSQLSERQIKYFTDAYFGFVRPEMLCFLTDENDEVVGFGITMPSLSKAFQKAKGRLFPFGFIYILRALKKYDTVDLYFNGVHPDWQHKGIHSLYYVTLNEQYKKYGVKYAISTGQLESNINAVGIWDNYEKEPYLRTRCYIKD from the coding sequence ATGAAAGGCATTCACGGACCGCTTGGTTTTTGCGACCTGGATCCTGAAGGTATGTTGGTAGAAGGATTTCAAAACGAACCGGCTATAACAAGCGCCTACAATTTTCCGTATTTCCCTGTGCATATGGAAAAACATGGATTCAGAAAATCAGTAGATTGGTTACAATATAAATTTCCCGCTTCGCAAGATATTCCGGAAAAAGTGGAACGGATAAATAAATTAATCGCGCAAAAATACAAAGTTAAAACAATTGTTCCGGCTTCAAAGAAAGAAGTAAAAAAATACGTGCCCGGATTTTTCAAAACACTAAATTATGCTTTTAAAGATTTGTACGGATTCAGTCAGCTTTCCGAGAGACAAATCAAGTATTTTACCGATGCTTATTTTGGTTTTGTTCGTCCGGAAATGCTCTGTTTTTTAACCGATGAAAATGATGAGGTGGTTGGTTTCGGAATTACGATGCCTTCCTTATCAAAAGCATTCCAAAAAGCAAAAGGAAGACTTTTCCCCTTCGGATTTATTTATATTTTGAGAGCGCTGAAAAAATATGATACAGTTGATTTGTATTTCAATGGCGTTCATCCCGATTGGCAGCACAAAGGAATTCATTCCCTTTATTATGTAACGTTAAACGAGCAATATAAAAAATACGGAGTAAAATATGCCATTTCTACCGGACAGCTTGAAAGCAACATCAATGCCGTAGGAATTTGGGATAATTACGAAAAAGAACCTTACTTAAGAACAAGGTGTTATATAAAAGATTAG